CTGGTCGCCTTCGGCGAGCCGATCCCCCTGGCGCCGTACCTGGAGCACTACCGGGACGACTCCTGGAAGGCGGTGGATGCGCTGACGACGCACATCCAGTGGATGATGGAAGCCCAGGTGATCCACGTCGAGCGCATCGATCTGGCGGAGGTCGTCCGCGAGGTCGAAGCCCTCTACCGGGGCGATCTGGTTCGGGAGCTCCAGGTCGAGCGCGGGCTCTCGCCCAAGCAGATCGATGTGTTCCGCCTCTCCCGGGCCATCGTGGCCGCGGTCCACCACTTCAAGACCCACGACCCCGAGCGGGTGGAGCGGATCTGGCAGCGGATCCAGGCCTACACGGCGCTCCTCGCCGAATTCCGGATCAAGGACCGGACGGTCCAGGGCCAGCTCCACGTGCGCCCGGTGCCCGCACGCCTCCGCCGATCCGGGCTGGGTCTCCTGGGCCTCCCGATCTTCCTCTACGGAGCCCTGGTCAACGCGCTGCCTTACTACGTCCCGCGCATCATCGCTCGCCGGCTGACCCACAGAGAGACCGATTACGCCACCGCGCGCCTGCTGTCGAGCATCGTCCTCTTCCCGCTCTTCTGGGGGCTCGAGACCTGGGCCGTCGCGCGCCTGGCCGACGTCAGGGTCGCGGCGCTCTTCCTGGCCTCGCTTCCCCTGAGCGGGCTCCTGGCGTACCGCTACCTGGGGGGGCTGGCCCGACTCAGCCACCAGCTCCGCTTCGCGCGGCTCGCGATGACGCGAAACCACGCCGCCGCGCGCCTTCTGGCCGAGCGCCAGGAGATCCTGAACGAGCTGGACCGGGCGAAGCGCGACTATCTCGCCGCCACCCGAGGGAGCACGTTTTGAGCCTCTACAGGCTCGAGGAGCTCTCCACGCGCGCCCTCGACCGGCTCCCCCGCGAGCAGACCATCGTGATCCTCCCCGTGAGCCCGCTGGAGGAGCACGGCCCGCACCTCCCACTGGGCGTCGACGCGTTCACGGCCGAGCACTTCGCGCGGGCGCTCGCCGCACGGATCGTCATCGAGCGCGCGGGTTGGTGCGTGGTCCTGGCACCGCTCCTCCACCTCGGGAGCTTCACCTTCGACCACGTGGGCACGGTCTATCGCTTTCCCGTCTTCCGCACGAACTTCCCGCTCCTCCTGAGTCTCCTGCTGGGCGCCGCCGCGGTGGTGGCGCTTTGGCTCCTGCGATGAGCTGGGACGCCGACCTGAGGAACACGAAAGTTTTCCTCCCGCCTGCAGACCATGGCCCGGGCTTCGCTCTTCGAGCGAAGCCGCGACTTCGTCCCCAAGCCCCATTAGGAGGAACAGACCCATGAAAGCCTACGTCCTGATCGAGGCCACCGCGGGGAAGACCAAGGCAGTCAAGAAGTCCCTCTCCAGGATCAAGGCCGGACGCTGCACGGTGCACTCGCTGGACGCGGTGACCGGACCGTACGACTTCATCGCGGTCGTCGAGGGACCGAACCTGGACGCCATCGGCCAGCTCGTGACCGAGGCGATCGGAACCATCGACGGCGTCACCCGGACCACCACGTGCGTGGCTGTGGCGATCGGCTGACGCGCAACCGTTAAGAAACGGCCAACACGATGCGCGTCCTCGTGATGGGGGGCACCGAGTTCGTCAGCCTGCACCTGGTCCGTGCGCTGGTCCGCGACGGGCACGCGGTGACCGTATTCAACCGCGGGCGCCAGAGCCACCGGCTCCCGGCCGGTGTGGAGCTCATCGCCGGCGACCGGAAGGGTCACGCCGGCCTGGCCACCGCGCTCGCGGGCCGTGCCTTCGACGCCGTCTGCGACGTGACCTATGCGCCGACCACGGGAGAGGATGTGGCGGCGCTCGCCGACGCCGTAGCCCAGAACCAGCCCCACGTCATCTTCATGTCCTCGGGACGCGTCTACGACCACGCGCTCCCGATTCCCTACGACGAGGACACGCCCAGGGGCGAGTACTGGGGCGACTACGCGCGCCACAAGACGGCGGGCGAGGACGCGCTCCTGGAGCGCCACCGCGCCACAGGCCTGCCCGTCACCATCGTCCGCCCGACTCACGTCCTGGGCCCGCTCAACACCCGCTACAACGAGACCTTTTTCTTCGACCGGATCCTCCGCGGACGGCCCATCCTGGTGCCGGGCCACGGTGGGTGGCTCCGCCAGTTCGGCCATGTCGAGGACCTCGCCGACGCCATCGCCGCCATGCTGGGAAACCCGAAGAGCTTCGGCCAGGCCTACAACGTCACCGGCGAGGAGATCGTGACCCAGCTCGGCTTCGTGGAGGTGATCGCCGAGGTCCTGGAACGCCCGCTGGAGCTGACCCCCTTCGATCCCGCGCTCTTCAAAGAGTTGGACTTCAAGGGGCCGGTGTTCGGCCAGAATCTCGTCTACGACTGCCACGCGGTCTACACGACCTGGAAGCTCCGGCGTGAGCTGGGCCTCCGCCCGCGCTACACGCTGGCGTCAGGTCTCCGCCAGACCTTCGAGTGGTACTTGAAGGAAGGGCTCGAGCGGCGGCCGGTGGACTTCAGCCTGGAGGACCGCCTGCGCGCGCGCCTCGGGCCGTGAGAGCCCGCTCCGTCCTCCTCTACCACCCCGAGGAAGCTGACGCCTACGCCCGCCTGGTAAAAGCCCCGCGGGGCGCCATCCTGCTCCATTCCTGCGCCACGCCGGAGGAGGCGTCGTTCGTCATCGAGGAGGCCGAGATCCTCTACGCCTGGAACTTCCCGGCCGAGCTCCTGGCCAGGGCCGGGCGGCTCCGCTGGATCCAGGTCATGGGCGCCGGTGCGGAGAGGTTCCTGGTCCCGGAGCTGCCGCGCTCCGCCGTGATCACGCGGGCGGCCGGGGTCTTCGGGCCGTGGATGGCGGAGTACACCCTGGCCTGGTGTGCGTGGGTCACTCAGCGCATGGAGCAATTCCGGGAGGCCCAGCGACACCACCGCTGGGCCGCGGCGCGTCCCGACCGGCTCAGGGGCCAGACCCTGGCGGTCGTCGGCCTCGGTGACATCGGGCGCGAGATCGGGCGCCTGGCGCACGCCTTCGGAATGCGCGTGGTCGGGGTGAGCCGGAGCGGACGAAAGCCGCGAGGCGCGGACGCCGTCTATCGGCCGTCGGGCCTCACGCGGGCGGTGGCGGGCTGCGACTTCACGGTCGTCACGCTCCCGCTGACGGCCGACACCCGGGGACTCATCGGGGAGCGGGAGCTGCGAGCGATGAAGCCCAGCGCCTGGCTCCTGAACCTCGGCCGGGGACCCGTCGTCCAGGAGCGCGCGCTCCTCCGGGCCCTCGAGGAAGGGTGGATCGCGGGGGCGATCCTCGACGTCTTCGACACCGAGCCTCTTCCCGCCGACCACCCGTTCTGGGGCCGGGAAAACGTCGTGGTCACCCCGCACATCGCCGGGCCCAGTGTCCCCGAGGAGATCGCGCCGATCTTCAACGAGAACCTGCGCCGGTACCTCGCGGGAAAGAGGCCCCGCTACGTGGTTGACCGCTCTCGCGGCTACTGATCCCCGCACCCTCCCCTCTCCGCCGAGGGGAGAGGGGGACCTACCGCTCGGTTCCCGGAAAAAAAATCGCCGGACCCGAAGGGTCCGGCGAGGGCACGGATCGGACCGGCGGCGGCCGGATCAGGTCTTGGCGAGAGCCCTCACGATCTCGCGGCAGAAGGCGGGGAGGTCGTCGGGCTTGCGGGAGGTGATCAGGTTCCCGTCCACCACGACCTCGGCGTCGACCCAGGTCGCGCCCGCGTTCACCATGTCGTCCTTGATCGAGAAGAAGCTGGTCGCGCGCTTGCCCTTGACGATCCCCGCGGAGGCCAGCATCCAGCCCGCGTGGCAGATGGCCGCGACCAGCTTGCCGTGCTGGAAGGCCTCCCGGACCAGCTTCACCATCGCCTCCGACCGCCGCATCAGGTCGGGCGCATAGCCGCCGGGAATGATCACGGCGTCGAACTCGACCGCGGTCACGGCCTCGGCCTGGCCATCAACCGAGACCGGATACCCGTGCTTGGAGGCGTACGACTTCGCGCCGCCTGTGCCTACCAGTTTGACCTCGGCCCCCTCCTCCTTCAGCCGGTAGTAGGGGACCCAGAGCTCCATCTCCTGGTACAGGTTTTCCGCGAGGATCGCGACCCGCTTGCCTTTCAAGCTCATCCACACCCTCCCCCCGGCTGACTAGCTCTTCCGGGACGTCTTGGAAAAGAACGTGGCCATCAAGGGCTGGAGGTTCTTGCCACCGCACTGCGGGCACTGGAAGTCGCCCTTCTCCCGCTCACTGAACGTCAGTGTCAGCGAGACCTCCTTGCTGCACTTCTCGCAGAAGAAATCGTACTGAGGCATACTGCTCCCCCCTCAACAGGCTCCCAGGTTTGACAGTCTCTATGTAGCACGCGCCCCGCGGCTCGTCAAGCCGGGAGAGAGACCACCACCGACTTGACCTCGGTGTACTCCTGGATGCCCTCGTGCCCACCCTCTCGA
Above is a window of Candidatus Rokuibacteriota bacterium DNA encoding:
- a CDS encoding 1-acyl-sn-glycerol-3-phosphate acyltransferase, giving the protein MDLLYASVRVFARFWIWFFFKAVEVRNAERVPRQGSVLLCINHPNNLIDSLLVGLVLPRKVHYLATAALFRNPLMARFLAAVGVIPVHRRQDDPDKMDRNVATFEACFAALARGDLIAIYPEGTTHAEPRVQRIKTGAARIALEAEARHEGKLGLAVIPVGLTFEARKSFRSRVLVAFGEPIPLAPYLEHYRDDSWKAVDALTTHIQWMMEAQVIHVERIDLAEVVREVEALYRGDLVRELQVERGLSPKQIDVFRLSRAIVAAVHHFKTHDPERVERIWQRIQAYTALLAEFRIKDRTVQGQLHVRPVPARLRRSGLGLLGLPIFLYGALVNALPYYVPRIIARRLTHRETDYATARLLSSIVLFPLFWGLETWAVARLADVRVAALFLASLPLSGLLAYRYLGGLARLSHQLRFARLAMTRNHAAARLLAERQEILNELDRAKRDYLAATRGSTF
- a CDS encoding creatininase family protein, with the translated sequence MSLYRLEELSTRALDRLPREQTIVILPVSPLEEHGPHLPLGVDAFTAEHFARALAARIVIERAGWCVVLAPLLHLGSFTFDHVGTVYRFPVFRTNFPLLLSLLLGAAAVVALWLLR
- a CDS encoding Lrp/AsnC ligand binding domain-containing protein; translation: MKAYVLIEATAGKTKAVKKSLSRIKAGRCTVHSLDAVTGPYDFIAVVEGPNLDAIGQLVTEAIGTIDGVTRTTTCVAVAIG
- a CDS encoding NAD-dependent epimerase/dehydratase family protein, with the protein product MRVLVMGGTEFVSLHLVRALVRDGHAVTVFNRGRQSHRLPAGVELIAGDRKGHAGLATALAGRAFDAVCDVTYAPTTGEDVAALADAVAQNQPHVIFMSSGRVYDHALPIPYDEDTPRGEYWGDYARHKTAGEDALLERHRATGLPVTIVRPTHVLGPLNTRYNETFFFDRILRGRPILVPGHGGWLRQFGHVEDLADAIAAMLGNPKSFGQAYNVTGEEIVTQLGFVEVIAEVLERPLELTPFDPALFKELDFKGPVFGQNLVYDCHAVYTTWKLRRELGLRPRYTLASGLRQTFEWYLKEGLERRPVDFSLEDRLRARLGP
- a CDS encoding D-2-hydroxyacid dehydrogenase gives rise to the protein MRARSVLLYHPEEADAYARLVKAPRGAILLHSCATPEEASFVIEEAEILYAWNFPAELLARAGRLRWIQVMGAGAERFLVPELPRSAVITRAAGVFGPWMAEYTLAWCAWVTQRMEQFREAQRHHRWAAARPDRLRGQTLAVVGLGDIGREIGRLAHAFGMRVVGVSRSGRKPRGADAVYRPSGLTRAVAGCDFTVVTLPLTADTRGLIGERELRAMKPSAWLLNLGRGPVVQERALLRALEEGWIAGAILDVFDTEPLPADHPFWGRENVVVTPHIAGPSVPEEIAPIFNENLRRYLAGKRPRYVVDRSRGY
- a CDS encoding type 1 glutamine amidotransferase, giving the protein MSLKGKRVAILAENLYQEMELWVPYYRLKEEGAEVKLVGTGGAKSYASKHGYPVSVDGQAEAVTAVEFDAVIIPGGYAPDLMRRSEAMVKLVREAFQHGKLVAAICHAGWMLASAGIVKGKRATSFFSIKDDMVNAGATWVDAEVVVDGNLITSRKPDDLPAFCREIVRALAKT
- a CDS encoding zinc ribbon domain-containing protein, with the translated sequence MPQYDFFCEKCSKEVSLTLTFSEREKGDFQCPQCGGKNLQPLMATFFSKTSRKS